A window of Methanolobus sediminis contains these coding sequences:
- the thiC gene encoding phosphomethylpyrimidine synthase ThiC: MTKTQVDHAKEGILTPEMLEVAKTEKIDEELVLERVANGSLVIMTRKGCPPVAIGKGASTKINVNLGTSSAAIDPEAEIEKVKIAQEYGAATITDLSMGGDISAIRQKVFENTELPVTTVPIYQTIVERGMENLTVDDILSYLKKHIEEGVSSVLIHCVEREMLEQLKGTGRVMGMVSKGGSFTSSFMLLNECENPFIEHFDEIMEILRENDVVLSLGNTMRSGCVHDLKDSAQLMEIETNAALAKRANEMGVQVIINGMGGHIQASDIPGSVKLYKEKADYPLFVAGPLPTDIAVGYDHIAGAVGASMASGAGADYLCYITPAEHLSLPTPQQVKEGLIAFRIAAHIGDSMKYGLNDADLMLAEKRANFDWKGQAELAIDPGRPAQMCPDEGPCSMCGDYCAIKIMKSYLTGED; this comes from the coding sequence ATGACAAAAACGCAGGTCGACCATGCAAAAGAAGGTATCCTCACACCAGAGATGCTGGAAGTTGCAAAAACCGAGAAAATCGATGAAGAACTTGTCCTGGAAAGGGTTGCAAATGGCAGCCTTGTAATAATGACACGTAAAGGATGTCCGCCCGTTGCGATTGGCAAAGGTGCCAGCACCAAGATCAATGTCAATCTGGGGACATCATCTGCTGCAATTGATCCTGAAGCCGAAATTGAGAAGGTTAAAATTGCACAGGAATACGGGGCAGCTACAATTACCGATCTGTCAATGGGAGGAGATATCTCTGCCATCAGACAGAAGGTGTTCGAGAACACAGAACTTCCTGTTACAACAGTTCCTATCTACCAGACAATTGTAGAACGGGGAATGGAGAACTTAACTGTTGATGACATTCTTTCCTACCTGAAAAAACATATTGAAGAGGGAGTTAGTTCGGTACTTATTCATTGTGTGGAAAGGGAAATGCTTGAACAGCTCAAAGGTACAGGCAGGGTCATGGGAATGGTCTCAAAAGGTGGTTCCTTTACCAGCAGTTTCATGCTTCTCAATGAATGTGAGAATCCTTTCATCGAGCATTTTGATGAGATTATGGAAATACTCAGGGAGAATGATGTTGTACTATCACTTGGAAATACCATGAGAAGCGGTTGCGTCCATGACCTGAAAGACAGTGCCCAGTTAATGGAAATTGAGACTAATGCAGCACTTGCTAAAAGAGCAAATGAAATGGGTGTTCAGGTTATAATCAATGGCATGGGAGGACATATTCAGGCATCTGACATTCCAGGTTCTGTGAAATTATACAAAGAAAAGGCTGATTATCCACTTTTTGTAGCAGGACCGCTGCCTACTGATATTGCTGTGGGTTACGACCACATTGCAGGGGCAGTTGGTGCAAGCATGGCCAGTGGTGCCGGAGCAGATTATCTATGTTATATCACACCTGCAGAACACCTTTCACTTCCAACCCCACAACAGGTTAAAGAAGGACTTATTGCATTCAGGATTGCAGCCCATATTGGGGATTCCATGAAGTATGGATTAAATGATGCAGATCTGATGCTTGCTGAAAAAAGAGCAAACTTTGACTGGAAAGGACAGGCAGAACTTGCTATTGACCCTGGCAGACCTGCACAGATGTGTCCAGATGAAGGACCATGCTCTATGTGTGGCGATTACTGCGCCATCAAAATTATGAAAAGTTATCTTACAGGAGAGGACTAA
- a CDS encoding methylenetetrahydrofolate reductase, whose amino-acid sequence MSRTFKDKLTSNDFLITAEVSPPKGTDLTEVLSDAELTRGWVDALNVTDNQKAIMRMSPLAVSKSLLDAGHEVIMQLTCRDRNRLALQSDLLGAYSMGIRNICIMTGDHTTKGDHPKARPVYDLDSVQLLSIVRKMQEGFDLAGNVIENPPQFVVGAVTNTDPSRKAQMMKLRKKVKTGIDFMQTQAVYDISMFEDFMESIGDIEIPIIAGVIPLRSANMARFMNRNIPGIDVPEKIIERMESAEKPMEEGMAICAESIKELQKLCRGIHLMPIGKHNNTPTILEMADIRKSKQ is encoded by the coding sequence ATGTCCCGGACCTTCAAAGACAAACTCACATCAAACGATTTTCTGATAACAGCAGAGGTCAGCCCTCCAAAGGGAACAGACCTTACAGAGGTGCTTTCTGATGCGGAACTCACAAGAGGGTGGGTTGACGCTCTTAACGTAACTGACAACCAGAAAGCTATTATGCGTATGAGCCCACTGGCAGTGAGTAAATCTCTCCTTGATGCTGGCCATGAAGTAATCATGCAGCTTACATGCAGGGACAGGAACAGGCTTGCACTGCAATCCGATCTGCTTGGGGCATACTCCATGGGCATCAGGAACATCTGTATAATGACAGGTGACCACACAACAAAAGGAGATCATCCAAAAGCAAGACCGGTTTATGATCTGGACTCCGTGCAGCTTCTGAGTATTGTCCGGAAAATGCAGGAAGGTTTTGACCTTGCAGGCAATGTCATTGAAAATCCACCGCAGTTTGTAGTGGGTGCAGTGACAAATACTGATCCTTCCAGGAAAGCACAGATGATGAAACTACGAAAGAAGGTCAAAACAGGAATTGATTTCATGCAGACTCAGGCTGTTTATGATATTTCTATGTTTGAAGACTTCATGGAATCTATCGGAGACATTGAAATTCCGATTATTGCCGGAGTTATACCACTCAGGTCTGCAAACATGGCCAGATTTATGAACAGGAACATACCTGGAATAGATGTGCCTGAGAAAATAATAGAGAGAATGGAATCGGCAGAAAAACCAATGGAAGAAGGCATGGCTATTTGTGCAGAGTCAATAAAAGAGCTGCAAAAACTCTGCCGTGGAATTCATCTGATGCCAATTGGCAAACATAATAATACGCCAACAATACTTGAAATGGCCGATATAAGGAAGAGTAAACAATGA
- a CDS encoding winged helix-turn-helix transcriptional regulator has translation MLLIICNCYIASAEVYVTFEPPKDIPPENVHNTGSDGTLTFWDLPLYFKFIWIGCTIWFIIVSIGKFIPLLLGKVACTKGEKNRKKILSYVSENPGCSESDILSDLEMKRGTFRYHVDKLQLSNLLIAFKQGRFINYFSKGHANETSLQNAVSNTQSDTRKCVLETICEEPGVNGKELSEKIGVDKSTIHWHITKLKDENMIRDEKDGRYRKYYPASNFSVIQDNKLSVMSD, from the coding sequence TTGCTTTTGATAATCTGTAACTGCTATATTGCAAGTGCTGAAGTTTATGTTACTTTTGAACCTCCAAAAGACATTCCTCCAGAGAATGTCCATAATACAGGATCAGATGGCACTCTTACTTTCTGGGACCTGCCATTATATTTCAAATTTATATGGATTGGTTGCACTATCTGGTTCATCATAGTTTCAATAGGTAAATTCATCCCATTGCTTCTTGGAAAAGTAGCATGCACAAAAGGTGAAAAGAACAGGAAAAAGATACTTTCGTATGTATCTGAAAATCCGGGTTGCTCTGAAAGTGATATTCTTTCTGACCTGGAAATGAAAAGAGGAACCTTTAGGTATCATGTAGATAAGCTTCAGCTTTCAAATCTTCTTATTGCCTTTAAACAAGGTCGCTTTATCAATTATTTCAGCAAGGGTCATGCAAATGAGACCTCCCTGCAAAATGCTGTTTCTAATACACAAAGTGACACCAGAAAATGTGTTCTGGAAACGATATGTGAAGAACCCGGTGTGAATGGTAAGGAATTATCAGAAAAAATAGGGGTTGACAAGAGTACCATTCACTGGCACATAACCAAACTGAAAGATGAAAATATGATACGTGATGAAAAAGATGGCAGATACAGGAAATACTATCCTGCTAGCAATTTTTCAGTTATTCAGGACAACAAGTTATCAGTAATGTCAGACTGA
- a CDS encoding methylenetetrahydrofolate reductase C-terminal domain-containing protein, with the protein MIISSAKPFEEILEILKDEDDIFIIGCNACAAKIHVGGEPEVLEMCQRLEDAGKHVVGWVIPSAACSVASFDSLVEKNPAIKDAKTILVMACGSGVSIVAGVVDVPVYPSNDTVSLGGRTHGEVVPELCAMCGECKIYYFGSICPKSLCPKHLLNGPCGGSVNGKCEIDPEKDCAWELICNRLEKIGRLDLLDITWDAKEGTEDSV; encoded by the coding sequence ATGATAATTTCATCTGCAAAGCCCTTTGAAGAGATACTTGAAATACTGAAAGATGAGGATGATATCTTCATTATCGGCTGCAATGCATGTGCAGCAAAGATACACGTTGGCGGTGAGCCTGAAGTTCTTGAAATGTGCCAGCGCCTTGAAGATGCAGGAAAGCATGTAGTAGGCTGGGTAATCCCAAGTGCAGCCTGCAGTGTAGCTTCATTCGATTCACTTGTTGAAAAGAATCCTGCCATAAAAGATGCTAAGACTATTCTTGTAATGGCCTGCGGAAGCGGAGTTTCTATTGTAGCCGGTGTTGTGGATGTACCGGTTTATCCATCAAATGACACTGTATCCCTTGGAGGAAGAACTCACGGAGAAGTTGTTCCTGAACTCTGTGCCATGTGTGGTGAATGTAAGATATATTATTTTGGTAGTATTTGCCCGAAGAGTTTGTGTCCCAAGCATTTACTGAACGGACCTTGTGGAGGTTCCGTTAACGGAAAATGCGAAATCGATCCTGAAAAAGACTGTGCATGGGAGCTTATCTGTAACAGGCTTGAGAAAATAGGAAGACTTGACCTGCTTGATATCACATGGGATGCTAAAGAAGGTACTGAAGATTCAGTCTGA